The genomic interval CTTCATTCATTTGCTTCAAAAGcgaaaaagctctctctctctctcttttgagcaCACTCAATCCAGCTCTCCAactctctattcatctctctttccctttctctcgttctacttctctcctctatctccttctctctctgttttcgcTTACCTTTTCCCAAGTTCTTTTTGTCTCCGTCACTCTCCCTatgtctctttccttttctcatttgcggtctgtttgtctgcctgcactgtatctatctctctctctctctctctctctctctgacacacacactcacactttctctctctatctctctcgcactGTCTCTGTGACTCTTACTGTAAGGTGTGATAACAATCATTCTCACCCCCACTTGCCATCTCCCCACTTCCCACCTCCCCACCTTCCCATctcccacctctccacctcctcaccagGTAACACAGGAAGCTTGTTCCGCTCCCCGGAGAACTTCAAGCTCTCCCTGCCGCTGCGCACCAACTACCTGTTCGGCCGCGTGAAGACCAGCCTGCCCGAGATGTACGCCTTCACCGTCTGCATGTGGCTCCGCTCCACCTCCACGCTGGGCATCGGCACCCCCTTCTCCTACGGCGTGCCCGGCCAGGCCAACGAGATCGTGCTCATCGAGTGGAGCAACAACCCCATCGAGCTGCTCATCAATGACAAGGTGAGACTAAAacgagggtgggagagagagagagtggggagagagagggagagggtggagggaggtagagaaggagagggagaaagagttcATAGCAGGAGTGCACCATGCCTGGCCAATGAAATCGTGTTCATAGAGTTGTCCAGCAGCCCCATCGAACTGCTCATTAATGACAAGGTCAGATTACATGTAaaaggagggtgggagagagagagtggggagagagggaggggggggtgggtagCGGGTCGTTACTGTaagaaggagaggggaaaaaagtgtgAAAGTGCGAAAGTGCACCATGCCAGGCCAATGAAATCGTGTTCATAGAGTGGTCCAGAGTGGTAGAGCAGCCCCATCGAGCCCACCATTGTCATGGTAAGAGTACTTGGTGGAGACAGAAAAGGATGGAGGGAAGGGTggctggaggatggagggaggtagagaaggggggaggagagggatagatatagaaataaagagagaggtgTAGTGAGAGGATACCTCACTCACTACACTGCCCTCTGCCAGGCCAATGAGATCGTACTCATAGAGAACAGCAACAACCCAATCGAACTGCTAATCAATGAAAAGGTAAGGATGACTGGGAGGGAGAGAAACTCGCCCTGAAGAAGGTCTGAACGGCCTAAAAGTTGTGAGCAataaaatcgtgtgtgtgtgtaatggacgGTGTGCAGGATATCTGTTTACTGCattggggtgggggaggagaaggaTTGAGGAAggtgtagagaaggagagagggaggacaaagaTAGATAaccctagatagatagatagatagatagatagatagatagatagatagatagatagatagatagatagatagatagatagatagatagatagatagatagatatgaatTCATCATGCCACAAAGATCTGTGAAAACATTTCTCACAGCGAGATTCTCAGAATGCTAATCGTGCTGTTTTCGAAGGCTGTCTGAAGGCCGTGTACAAGCgtacaaggatatttatttgtcaatatACACTGTGCGGCTTCGTGACTGTGTCTCTGATCATGGCCTGACACGCATCAATCTGCCACTGCCCGTTAACAAGAAAATTCACATAAAAAGAACTGTCATGaactttcttcctgtcttttttctccctatatctctctttttcctcacGAATTTCACTGCATGCCATACTTTTAGTATGTCAATGTGTGTCGACTCGTGTGAATACTTGAATTCTTGAAAGCTCAGCTGTCAGATATGTATAATACAATACGGTAGCTCAGTTGATGGCAGGGCTGTGTTTGATCTCCAAGTAATAAAACCAACAACCCACTGAGTGAAAGCAAGCCAGTTTTTTTAGACCATACCAGCCTTGTTTGTTAAATCACTTTGAGAAAAATCCTTGTGTGCTCCTATTGCAGAAATGGAACAGACTTATgataaattacatttttttttgcaatttgcaGAAACAATAGGCCAACATTTTGTCTGATTATATTCTATGTCAATAATTACAATTACTTTGTATTGTACTTTATGCCAAAAAAGTATATAGGCGTGCTGTaatataaaacacacattttaCTGCAACACCTGATCATTTTGGGTGAAAAACAACTGTTACAGTTACTGTTACTGTAACATGGCCATGTCAAACATACACTATAAAGCTGCATTATAGTATTCAGGATGCAGTGTGCCAGCGGTCTGTGGAAGACATCTAGTACAGCAAGTAAGGACCATCGCCTGTGGTGAGCCGGAAGATGATGACATTTCTGTAATTGCCTTGATGGGGAGCCAtttagtcaacacacacacacacacacacacacacacacacacacacacacacacacacacacacacacacacacacacacacacacacacacacacacacagccgctgacagctttcgcagggcccaggacaaagtcatctgaaaggtccccctacctaatacatacaatgtaatgggtacccaattctgggccccctatctccctgggtccgggacaacacacccctttgtccccccctgtcggcgggcctgcacacacacacacacacacacacacacacacacacacacacacacacacacacacacacacacacacacacacacacacacacacacacacacacacacacacacacacacacacagccatttagTCTCGCGCCCCTCTGGGCCTTGTCTGTCCTGAGTCAAAATCAATCATACCACACCATGATCCAAAGCCCCGAGACTGGAAATGAACTGGCTCGCAGGGACATCGGATGTTATTAAACCCAGTGTGATGGGGGAAAATCAATATACGCAATGTCACATAAACAATAACATTAAAAAGTGTTtacaaccgagagagagaggccacagaGAATAGGTAGAGCACAATAGAGGATCGTCCAAAGGGGCAATTTCTAGACCAAAATTgtcttcagtttcaattcaaAGCAGTTCATCTTTTAAAATAATCTGGTCATTACCGATGCCAATTGAAGGCCTCTACAAATGATAATAAATAATGCTTAATCTTACTCTCACTTGAAAACATACAAAAAGTAAGGATAACATACTGGCGATGTGTGTCCTTCTAAAAACACACTGAACTTTGTAGAGGGTGTTTGGTATGCCTCTGTGTTCCGCCATAAATATCGATATGATGCTAGCTCAAAGAGCCCCAGTCTACTTCAAAAGGCATGCAAGATCAAAGTGAAAGTACGAGAGTAGTAATGTATTTTTTGCACATTCACAATCACACTCCTTGGCTTGGTTTCAAAATCTACTTCAGCTTTTAACTGTAAGGGTGTGCCTTGGAATTTGGGCCTTTGTTCAGGCCATTAATATGATAGAAGATCTGGATACCGAGGGCATTGCAAATAATGCATTAAAGGGAAtgggaaaaacaacaaaacatttagaAGAAAAGTCTTTAGTGGCCGTCTAAAGCATATGTTTCTGAGGTATTATTTTGTACTGAATTGTGATGCACTACAGAAAATTCTGCAGTGcacatttaacacttagagagttgatttgaaatcatttggatttaaatgaactctttaagtgttgaattaacactgcaacatttactgtgtaggcctatatgattataCAGCACATTAATTAGATATGGCAGATTTAATTGTAATCTCAGTGAAATCCATGCAACAAGTGTCCCTAGAAAAACAATGTTACATTTCTCTATTCGTGTGCAGAGGACCTTGTAACCATGACATAGTGTGCCTGTATTAGATAGTGGCATAAACTTCATTCAAGTTGTCATGGAAACCACATGTTGCTTGTAGACCTATTCAGGATAATATTGGTGTTACTAGTGCAGATCTGTACAAGCTTACAGTGCCATTACCATGAGAGATGTTAGATTTCAGCTATTCGACACAAAACGTGAATGTCATTACATGAGTCAGAGAGCGCGATGTCCAATTCTCAAAATAAGCCATTTATTCAATAGATCAAAATACATCCGaaacttccggctgccttaccAGGCTATAGAGACTATTGtattggggcattattgtcacagtTTTGGTCACGCTTTtgattctgttcttttttttgcctCAATATTTTGTGGCTTGTGCCATTCTGTCTCACCCATTGATTGCATAGTAATAATGTGTCATTGGTCACACCATTTTGCAGGTGGCCCGGCTGCCCTTTTCGCTAAACGACGGGCGGTGGCACCATATCTGCATCACCTGGACCACCAGGGATGGGCAGTGGGAGGCCTACCAGGACGGGCAGCGAGTGGGCACCGGGGAGAACCTGGCACCATGGCACCCCATCAAGCCAGACGGGGTCATCATCCTGGGCCAGGAACAGGTGAGAGGAGAACATCACCATTCCCTTCAAACACTGAAGGAAAACGATCGTTGATCCAGGCACTTTACTTCAGTTGATTGATGAAGTGAAAAACAATTTTAATAGTGCGTTCAAATGCATTAAAATTGCTCAGAGTATCGGTCCTATGGCCTTCATCAGAGTGTTTGAGTCACCATTTCCTTGTTTGGTGTCATTTCTTTTTCACTTAAAAACACAATATATTGACGAAATAAAATGTAGATACTTAAGACTTAACAACAGTCATTTTTCTTTTAAGTTGGGGCTAAAGTTTTGtaatgtctttttttacttttatttgcaGGGGTGTCCATCTTGGGTTCAGAAAGTTcaaacacaggtgacttcactcaATCAATCTATCAAAACAAAAAGAACCAGGCAATCAAAAGCTAATCTGTGGAGTGCTAATTACGATCTGGTGATTCAGAGCTGTTTTGCAGTGTGTATTCAACACTGAAAGAATAGAACCAACACTTTCTGTGTCAAATACAACTCTTTACAATGCAAAATTTGCTGTGAATTTGTCTTAGGGGGGATTTACTTTTTGAACCCAGGAATGACATCCTTCTTACTTGGATAGCAGCATGAATATGGACgtaagagtgagggagagagcatTTGTTTGGCAGCCTTAAACATTTGGCAGCTGTGGCCAAATGATTGCGGAGATGGGCTTTAGTTTGAATGTTCACAAAGGCTAGTTAGCATACGTTGCACTTCGTAGGCCTTTGTGGGGCAGAGTAGACGAATAGTGCTAGGCCTCCTGGTGGAAGTAGCTTAgcatagcctagcctagccaCTAGCCACGGGGGCACGTCCTCctaagaggagagaagattaaAAGGTtgcctgttgttgttgtcttaACGAGGCCTGTCGTTTATGGCCTCAACAGGACATGGTGGGCGGCCGCTTCGACGCCACACAGGCCTTCGTGGGCGAGATGAGCCACTTTAACATCTGGGACCGCGTCCTCAGGCCGCAGGATGTGCTTGGCATCGCCAACTGCACCAGCTACCTGCCTGGCAACGTGGTGGCCTGGAGTGACAGCGACGTGGAGGTCTTTGGCGGAGCCACCAAAGCTCCCTCCGAGCAGTGCGAGGACCGACTCTTCAGCTCCTAGTTGGCAATCCAATgaagtatactgtacagtacataacgTCCAggagggtattccaagaacctggctcagtataAACCAGGTTAACTTAACTTTGAGTCAGATAATTGAATGAGAATTTTCTTAACTAAAGGACATCTTGGTCTATCTAGTTTTATTAGGTTTACCATTGCCTGTAGGTTAATTGgtcattttttttatcttttgaggagaaaaaaaaacaaagaatttTACCTATaataagatgtaggcctacataattaaagaaatcttgaatcttaatCGTTATCACcaaaccatgttcttggaatactccctagGTAACATTCAGATTTATGAAACAGTGACACCCATGTTGATATTTTTACCtcgcttgcctgtctgtctgtctgaggctTTCACAGCAGTGTGAGGGTTGCCTCCTCTGCTCTTACAGGGCAATCACACATTCATCCACTGCTTTGTTAATTATGTAACATCTACGCAACATTAGACATGGTGAAGCAAATATTTATGTTCATGTGTTTGTTCGGTTGTTTGCTTTCACAGGTCCAAAGCATGTTTTAATAATACCCCTTTTAAGATTTTAATATAAAACGATAACTTTACTTTTTTAACATGCTTTGAATATCCATATGAGAGTTTTTCGACACAGAGATGTTGCCATTTTAATAGTATGCAGCCGCGAGCTTATGAGCTGTGGGTGGCTGTTGGCGGCGGATTTGTCACGAAACGTGTTTGCTGGTCTCGTGGGTCAAAGGCTGACAGATTAACAGGGGAAGAATTAAAGTCAGGACGAGGCTGGCTGTCTGAGGCCAACGCCAAGTCTTAGTGGAAGAAACGCAGGGTGACATATCGATTAAACTGAAACATGCCCCGGAAGCCCCACGTAGGCTGCACCTCAGAACATTTCCATCATTCCAATAGAATTGTTACATTAATGTGTCACACAAGACACAAATGGGCACGCCTATGTTTTTATATCTTGTCAAAGCTTAAATGTTGTATGCTGAAATGCTGTAAAGTTGTTTTGATAACAAGCATTAGAGCTGACTTTTATGTGGCTCTTTGATAAAGAATGTGACACTGGCTGTCACTTTAGCTAAAATAGCATTTCTCAGCGGGGGCTCCacagcctcccagggggcgttagggagccctccgagggcattgagaaggagacagtttggggggtggggggtgctcagTTGCATTAGGAGGGCATTGatcgattttatttttttaatactaaggcaggcgttggcaggcttatggtgagcccaaagggcgttggaaggcttataatgaggtcaagaggggcatttgtaaaaaaaaaaaaaaaggtagagaaccactgagctaaaagGATGGTGAGTGTGCGGCATGCTGTGTTTTGTTCACAAGCCACTTTCAGTGTGCTGAAAGCTCCTAATTCCCAGTGCTAATTCCCTAGGTATCTGTACTCGGTGATGGGAAATTAGCACAAAA from Engraulis encrasicolus isolate BLACKSEA-1 chromosome 17, IST_EnEncr_1.0, whole genome shotgun sequence carries:
- the nptx2b gene encoding neuronal pentraxin-2b; the encoded protein is MNNLQLGLLCLYALTFCEVVRGQVQKGERFLCTAVPIGADSCPIPPEQMQTYSSALEEELRNTVMQLRETIVQQKETIVNQLGTIKELTSKLTLCETASEDSSSWRKNKLDTMDDVPRDPNDTVYNLGKTMASLKDRLENLEQQQMRANVSGASFPSELRDLLQRRLGDLESQLLKKVNELEEEKSQLYNETAAHRAQTENTLSALMNRIKELEKGNTGSLFRSPENFKLSLPLRTNYLFGRVKTSLPEMYAFTVCMWLRSTSTLGIGTPFSYGVPGQANEIVLIEWSNNPIELLINDKVARLPFSLNDGRWHHICITWTTRDGQWEAYQDGQRVGTGENLAPWHPIKPDGVIILGQEQDMVGGRFDATQAFVGEMSHFNIWDRVLRPQDVLGIANCTSYLPGNVVAWSDSDVEVFGGATKAPSEQCEDRLFSS